The Astyanax mexicanus isolate ESR-SI-001 chromosome 7, AstMex3_surface, whole genome shotgun sequence genome has a window encoding:
- the lrrc18a gene encoding leucine-rich repeat-containing protein 18 encodes MAKGKKSGPKGKKITLKMARNALRLTPEGKRRLDLSNMGIDTVPKCLLKLSDVEELDLSRNQLKKIPDFIGQMTSVHWLDLHSNYIQQLPKNIEQLDTLRHLNLSNNRINSSGLPAEIGNLRSLQTLNLGMNRLTTLPPSMAALSNLRELGLFDNQLTAIPEYIRALPNLKKINTTRNPIACAQGDKKDVKASEGLFLVREEDLCELCLEKYKEGRKRLNEQRFSDQSQKRGAFSGLITPNSTAQRNQELWR; translated from the coding sequence ATGGCGAAGGggaagaagagtggaccaaaggGCAAAAAGATCACCCTCAAAATGGCCAGGAACGCCCTCAGATTAACTCCTGAAGGAAAACGACGGTTGGACCTGAGCAACATGGGAATCGACACCGTTCCCAAATGCCTCTTGAAACTGTCGGATGTGGAGGAGCTGGACCTGAGTCGCAATCAGCTGAAGAAGATTCCAGACTTCATTGGTCAGATGACCAGCGTCCACTGGCTGGACCTCCACAGCAACTACATCCAGCAGCTGCCGAAGAACATCGAACAGCTGGACACCCTGCGTCACCTCAACCTGAGCAACAACAGGATCAACTCCAGTGGATTACCTGCTGAAATAGGCAACCTGAGGAGCCTGCAGACCCTCAACCTGGGCATGAACCGACTGACCACTCTGCCCCCAAGCATGGCTGCTCTGAGCAACCTGAGAGAGCTGGGTCTGTTCGATAACCAGCTCACTGCTATTCCAGAATATATCCGAGCGCTGCCCAACCTGAAGAAAATCAACACCACACGCAACCCTATAGCCTGCGCTCAAGGAGACAAAAAAGATGTCAAGGCAAGCGAGGGTCTGTTCCTGGTGAGGGAGGAGGACCTGTGTGAGCTCTGCCTGGAGAAGTATAAGGAGGGGAGAAAGAGACTGAATGAGCAAAGGTTTTCAGATCAGTCTCAGAAGAGGGGTGCTTTCTCAGGGCTGATCACACCAAACTCAACAGCGCAGAGAAACCAGGAGCTGTGGCGATAA